Proteins found in one Quercus robur chromosome 2, dhQueRobu3.1, whole genome shotgun sequence genomic segment:
- the LOC126694712 gene encoding uncharacterized protein LOC126694712 — MIRLPVNLYNNPDWMGFALCAVLSFHDHPSDIRLKLESNISHNFSIFLKTVFGVVGPLLPSSITEENKLISLYGYSFIWVSFIPCGLLSHQWSQCIWVEFLFLSHSPDLSVLKCGDNLVYQHSIKEFTHIITRCITSYGDHLHSINYNEIGGTNHSHDHVHHQRLPISQGELSEDPHPPNQFHRSGPLDFHPATLYNSCFPPNKIQEWFTHHGRGHSVTIGLPTNLFRDNNWMGFALYASFSMHGDATAFLNNLFSKFSHRLHCRFQTHVAGINDQILVCHTTEEEIIWLLSLGEFIWVSYVPGKPFKDILHHQCSYIKASFGSDWPGVRVQKCALRFLYQHDQVQFEQELRHSISTS; from the exons ATGATCCGACTACCTGTGAATTTGTATAATAATCCTGATTGGATGGGATTTGCACTATGTGCTGTTCTTTCATTTCATGATCATCCAAGTGACATTCGTTTGAAGTTGGAATCGAATATTTCTCATAACTTCAGTATCTTTTTGAAGACCGTATTTGGTGTCGTTGGTCCATTACTTCCCAGTAGCATCACTGAAGAGAACAAATTAATTTCATTATATGGATATTCATTCATTTGGGTATCATTCATACCATGTGGGTTGCTTTCACATCAATGGAGTCAATGCATCTGGGTTGAATTCTTGTTTCTAAGCCATAGTCCAGATTTGTCTGTGCTGAAATGTGGGGACAATCTTGTATACCAGCACAGTATCAAAGAGTTTACACATATAATAACTCGATGCATAACCTCATATGGTGACCATTTGCATTCCATTAATTACAATGAAATCGGTGGAACTAACCACTCTCATGACCATGTACACCATCAAAGGTTGCCCATTTCTCAGGGAGAGCTTAGTGAGGATCCACACCCTCCCAATCAATTCCATAGATCTGGCCCATTG GACTTTCATCCGGCCACTTTGTACAATTCCTGTTTCCCTCCGAATAAAATTCAAGAGTGGTTCACTCATCATGGTCGTGGGCACTCTGTGACAATTGGCCTACCAACAAATTTGTTCCGTGATAACAATTGGATGGGATTCGCTCTATATGCATCTTTTTCAATGCACGGGGATGCAACTGCCTTCCTTAacaatttgttttcaaaattttctcaccGCCTACATTGTCGTTTTCAAACGCATGTGGCTGGTATAAATGATCAAATCCTTGTTTGTCATACCACTGAAGAAGAAATCATATGGTTACTTAGTCTAGGTGAATTTATTTGGGTATCCTACGTACCAGGTAAGCCATTTAAGGATATATTGCACCATCAGTGCAGTTACATTAAGGCTTCATTTGGAAGTGATTGGCCAGGTGTGAGGGTGCAGAAATGTGCACTTCGTTTTCTGTACCAACATGATCAGGTGCAGTTTGAGCAAGAACTAAGACACTCGATTTCAACTTCATGA